A stretch of the Colias croceus chromosome 13, ilColCroc2.1 genome encodes the following:
- the LOC123696612 gene encoding uncharacterized protein LOC123696612: MKILILPLILCQIQAEDPTLTSLDDGPGILPFNIGTARIVTHYHSFLQIINLKDIRDSITIVKDQLNSLTPNLHDKLFSLYNSHIEHLHYKIIKLSNQLETFEPNRIKRGLIDGLGSVIKSISGNLDYTDAIKYDTAIKLLQNNENKLVTEMNNHISLSKDWIEQQSDILNNLIKNQEKIEIAINDLKANNLNVTLYIDLIQRVAILSDNIDDISEELHRLENLLGFIRAKSTHHLMFNSNSLKEMLNKLHKFYGKEQIPQVNYREYFDLVKLGYYYSNRNIVIVFMFPVVLPATFELFKLSIVPNKDSKVLIPPYPFVAIHNEDFMYMEAECPKSGLGYLCEDKLNHHRSKNDCVYHLITTQRVVASCLFTPVELGAPALEKLDDAHYVISFPKPSKIHLSCSQDQYDVIKGSYLATIPKNCILQTEAFKIVNREDHIKGQIMKIANLPDSSQYNTDEEVLKLNSINLDKLHASYRAISMEMPISTNNGYEILYMQPSIIPIYVILITSAVALVTWYVVRRLRTSKPITTSVHGNQKEEIEHQSAEGEISAILTSLARQ, encoded by the exons ATGAAAATCCT AATCCTTCCTCTGATCCTGTGCCAGATTCAAGCAGAAGATCCCACCCTGACTAGCTTGGATGACGGACCTGGTATATTACCATTTAATATTGGAACTGCTAGAATTGTCACTCATTATCATTCATTtttgcaaattattaatttaaaggaTATTCGTGATAGTATAACCATAGTAAAGGatcaattaaattcattaacgCCTAATTTgcacgataaattattttcgctTTATAATTCACATATTGAACACTTGCattataagattattaaattgtCAAATCAGTTGGAAACTTTTGAACCCAATCGCATAAAGAGAGGTCTCATAGATGGTTTAGGTTCagttataaaaagtatttctgGTAATCTAGACTATACAGATGCAATTAAATATGATAccgcaattaaattattacaaaataatgagaATAAATTGGTCACAGAAATGAATAATCATATAAGCCTCAGTAAAGATTGGATAGAACAACAAtctgatattttaaacaacttaattaaaaatcaggaaaaaattgaaatagctATAAATGATTTAAAGGCCAATAATTTAAACGTTACTCTATACATAGATTTAATTCAACGCGTAGCgattttatcagataatatAGATGATATATCTGAAGAATTACAtagattagaaaatttattaggttttattcGTGCGAAAAGTACGCATCATCTTATGTTCAATTCAAATTCTCTAAAAGAAatgctaaataaattacacaaatttTATGGCAAAGAGCAAATCCCTCAAGTTAATTATAgagaatattttgatttagttAAACTAggctattattatagtaataggAATATAGTTATAGTTTTTATGTTCCCGGTTGTCCTTCCTGCTacctttgaattatttaaattatccaTAGTTCCTAATAAAGATAGTAAAGTCCTAATTCCACCCTATCCTTTTGTGGCAATTCACAACGAGGATTTTATGTACATGGAGGCAGAATGCCCGAAGTCTGGCCTAGGGTATCTATGTGAGGACAAGCTGAACCATCATCGATCCAAAAATGACTGCGTGTATCACCTTATTACCACGCAACGAGTCGTCGCATCTTGTCTCTTCACGCCTGTGGAGCTCGGAGCGCCCGCACTAGAAAAATTAGACGACGCCCACTACGTCATCAGTTTCCCCAAGCCATCAAAAATCCACTTATCATGCTCGCAAGATCAATATGACGTCATTAAAGGAAGCTACTTAGCCACAATACCCAAAAACTGCATTCTTCAAACGGAGGCTTTCAAGATAGTCAATCGAGAAGACCATATCAAAGGACAGATAATGAAAATTGCAAACCTGCCAGATTCCAGCCAATATAATACAGATGAAGAAGTTCTGAAGTTGAATTCGATAAATTTGGATAAATTACACGCTAGTTACAGAGCTATATCAATGGAAATGCCTATCAGTACTAACAACGGATACGAGATTCTCTATATGCAGCCTTCCATAATACCGatatatgttatattaataacgaGTGCAGTTGCCCTAGTGACATGGTACGTCGTACGGAGACTGCGTACATCAAAGCCTATTACTACGAGTGTTCATGGTAATcaaaaagaagaaatagaaCATCAATCGGCGGAGGGTGAAATTTCAGCGATATTAACGAGCCTTGCCCGCCAATAA
- the LOC123696613 gene encoding solute carrier family 22 member 6-like: protein MDKDGISGWGWWQARIALLLALPVLLTGMYGTNYVFLAAHTPHRCHIPECEDNSTLLDVSEESWAPDWAVWALHPDSVCERPQAVDGSCSAASFNSSALLVCDGFVYQHRSSIVSEFSLACQEWKRTLVGTIHNVGMLVSLPIMGYVSDRWGRRAALLTSGVGAGLLGLCKSFVGSYPAYLAMEFLETVFGASVYPAAFVLMIEWLGVEQRILASLLLGIPLAAGAATLALLDYLTGYWRTWARFAYPPSFLLLLYPWLLPESIRWLVAKGRLTEAVSSMKNAARVNKVAIPEDILERMLSKDQITEKVEQVVEEESLFRAFIKYSALRRRLCVCFAWWASAVFVFYGLAVRAHALAGSAHANYALLAAAELPALALNTLLLDRAGRRPLLTAAFLLTAVALIAIPCLPNQEGAAGTLLFVLGKAGATMALNALYVYTAELFPTRARQRLLAACSTCGRLGAILAPQTPLLAVYGKWVPTTVLGALPLLSAALTRLVPDTLGRRLPDSFADLDSSATDVTDLA from the exons GTGCCACATTCCAGAGTGCGAAGACAACAGCACACTTCTAGATGTTTCGGAAGAAAGCTGGGCGCCCGACTGGGCCGTGTGGGCGCTGCACCCCGACTCTGTCTGCGAGAGACCTCAAGCGGTGGACGGTAGCTGTAGCGCGGCATCTTTTAATAGTTCAGCTTTGCTTGTCTGTGATGGATTCGTTTATCAGCATAGGAGTAGCATTGTTTCTGAG TTCAGTCTGGCGTGTCAGGAGTGGAAGCGCACTCTGGTGGGCACCATCCACAACGTGGGCATGCTCGTGTCGCTGCCCATCATGGGTTATGTTTCTGacag ATGGGGTCGTCGCGCAGCTCTCCTCACGAGCGGTGTAGGCGCGGGTTTGCTCGGGCTGTGCAAGTCGTTCGTGGGCTCGTACCCCGCCTACCTCGCCATGGAGTTCCTGGAGACTGTGTTCGGTGCTAGCGTCTATCCCGCTGCTTTTGTGCTGA tgatCGAGTGGCTGGGAGTTGAACAAAGGATCTTAGCCAGCTTACTGCTTGGTATTCCACTAGCGGCTGGAGCAGCTACGTTAGCCCTGCTCGATTACCTGACAGGCTACTGGCGGACATGGGCCAGATTCGCATACCCACCGTCCTTCTTACTCCTCCTCTACCCATGGTTACTGCCAGAAAGTATACGGTGGCTGGTGGCCAAAGGAAGATTAACCGAAGCAGTAAGTTCTATGAAGAACGCAGCAAGGGTCAATAAAGTTGCAATCCCTGAAGATATTCTGGAGCGAATGTTGTCCAAAGATCAAATAACTGAGAAAGTTGAACAAGTTGTCGAAGAAGAAAGCTTGTTTAGAGCTTTTATAAA GTACAGCGCGCTCCGGCGGCGCCTGTGCGTGTGCTTCGCGTGGTGGGCGTCCGCAGTGTTCGTGTTCTACGGGCTGGCGGTGCGCGCGCACGCGCTGGCCGGCTCGGCGCACGCCAACTACGCGCTGCTGGCGGCGGCCGAGCTGCCCGCGCTGGCGCTCAACACGCTGCTGCTGGACCGCGCGGGCAGGCGCCCGCTGCTCACGGCCGCGTTCCTCTTGACCGCGGTCGCGCTTATCGCTATACCGTGCTTGCCTAACC AGGAGGGTGCAGCGGGCACGCTGCTGTTCGTGTTGGGCAAGGCGGGCGCGACGATGGCGCTGAACGCGCTGTACGTGTACACGGCGGAGCTGTTCCCGACGCGCGCGCGCCAGCGCCTGCTCGCCGCCTGCTCCACGTGCGGCCGCCTCGGGGCCATCCTCGCGCCGCAGACGCCGCTGCTG GCGGTATACGGCAAGTGGGTGCCCACAACGGTGCTGGGCGCTCTGCCCCTGCTCAGCGCAGCCCTGACGCGGCTGGTGCCCGACACGCTCGGGCGCCGCCTGCCCGACTCCTTCGCCGACCTCGACTCCAGCGCCACTGACGTCACCGACCTCGCCTGA